The proteins below are encoded in one region of Penaeus monodon isolate SGIC_2016 chromosome 32, NSTDA_Pmon_1, whole genome shotgun sequence:
- the LOC119593857 gene encoding uncharacterized protein LOC119593857 (The sequence of the model RefSeq protein was modified relative to this genomic sequence to represent the inferred CDS: added 67 bases not found in genome assembly), producing the protein MEEQPQEEEDPQRRRKRELLSSSASLLPHSHDGFSLGRPHDEGQYGRGRGYTHHRVRSVGDIEELTRMERILDEWTPYASLNHVDERHDGRKQGGGGRGRSMGSGLGHITGGGRGPEGLARPVDAARRGERQGGVYGRGRVEYSGHNAPLSSFKGSSDFGGTGSLGVLHEGESLASSDGRSRERKGRGISSVEGKIARKREERQLVLRPKRSYEYQTKWLSEANQSDEEYSEQLFRNEKDTENAGSADAGERTSTKGTQCVYDDILKERKLMMNKSQEDFGDEHLSVKRGIRFWDGERKEREAERERKIRIATSWKQRDEEKCVREEEWIYREEDTVWVRKADRNTRLKNQKERMMEAERNSIESREKGNTRQRIYDTPRGMKDAGNYWRIGYGERGIGKELKVVRINDEQLTSF; encoded by the exons AT CCCGCAACGACGGCGCAAGCGCGAACTGCTCTCCTCCAGCGCCAGCCTCCTGCCGCACTCCCACGACGGGTTCAGTCTCGGGCGGCCGCACGATGAGGGGCAgtatgggcgtgggcgtggatACACACATCACCGCGTTCGGAGTGTGGGCGACATCGAGGAGCTCACGAGGATGGAGAGAATCCTGGACGAGTGGACTCCTTACGCCTCCCTCAACCACGTGGACGAGCGGCACGACGGCCGGAAGCAGGGTGGTGGTGGGCGCGGTCGCAGCATGGGAAGTGGGCTTGGCCACATCACAGGCGGCGGGCGTGGGCCAGAAGGTCTAGCGCGGCCCGTCGACGCAGCGAGGCGAGGCGAGAGACAAGGAGGTGTGTATGGGAGAGGACGCGTTGAATACTCCGGCCACAACGCACCGTTGTCCAGCTTCAAAGGCTCGAGTGACTTCGGGGGAACAGGGAGCCTGGGGGTGCTGCACGAAGGCGAAAGCTTGGCATCAAGTGACGGGCGgagtagggagaggaaagggaggggaataagCAGCGTGGAAGGGAAAATCGccagaaaacgggaagagaggcAATTGGTCCTGAGACCAAAGAGAAGTTACGAGTACCAGACGAAGTGGCTCTCCGAGGCCAACCAAAGCGACGAGGAATACAGCGAGCAGCTCTTCCGCAATGAAAAAGATACGGAAAACGCAGGATCTGCCGACGCCGGAGAACGCACTTCAACAAAGGGGACGCAATGCGTTTACGACGATATCCTGAAGGAGAGGAAGTTGATGATGAACAAGAGTCAGGAGGACTTTGGCGACGAACACTTGTCCGTGAAACGAGGAATCCGATTTT AAAAATCCGAATAGCGACGAGTTGGAAGCAGAGGGACGAGGAGAAGTGCgtgagagaagaagagtggatatatagagaggaagaCACCGTATGGGTTAGGAAGGCGGACCGAAACACTCGACTTAAAAACCagaaggagaggatgatggaAGCGGAGAGAAATAGTATCGAGagcagagaaaaagggaataCTCGGCAACGCATATACGACACGCCAAGAGGGATGAAAGACGCGGGAAATTACTGGAGGATTGGATATGGGGAAAGAGGAATCGGAAAAGAGCTGAAGGTCGTGAGAATCAATGATGAACAACTCACGAGCTTCTGA